A portion of the Clostridia bacterium genome contains these proteins:
- a CDS encoding FAD-dependent oxidoreductase: MKYDVIIIGAGPGGIFSAYELVKNAPELKVAVFEAGNVLSKRRCPIDGDKVKTCVNCPNCSIMSGFGGAGAFSDGKYNITNDFGGTLHEYIGKEKALELMKYVDGINLAYGGEGTKLYSTANTQLKKICAQNELKLLDASVRHLGTDVNYKVLENLYKYLDERVDFYFKTPVEHIEAADGGFRVTTADKEFECGRCIVSVGRSGSKWMEQVCRELDIPTMSNRVDIGVRVELPATLFSHITDDLYESKIVYRTEKYEDKVRTFCMNPHGIVVTENTNGIVTVNGHSFNDPARQTENTNFALLVSKHFTDPFRDSNGYGESIARLSNMLGGGVIVQRLGDLMRGRRSKQKRIDECFVTPTLKAEPGDLGLVLPKRILDGVIEMLFALDKIAPGTANDDTLLYGVEVKFYNMEVELSEKLETKYDGLYIIGDGSGVTHSLSHASASGVFVAREILEKLKN; the protein is encoded by the coding sequence ATGAAATACGACGTGATAATCATCGGAGCGGGACCGGGCGGCATATTCTCCGCCTACGAGCTGGTAAAGAACGCTCCGGAGCTGAAGGTCGCCGTCTTCGAGGCGGGCAACGTCCTCAGCAAGCGCCGCTGCCCCATCGACGGCGACAAGGTGAAGACCTGCGTTAACTGCCCGAACTGTTCTATTATGAGCGGCTTCGGCGGCGCGGGCGCCTTCTCCGACGGCAAGTATAACATTACCAACGACTTCGGCGGCACGCTGCACGAGTATATCGGCAAGGAAAAGGCGCTCGAGCTGATGAAGTACGTCGACGGCATCAACCTCGCCTACGGCGGCGAAGGCACGAAGCTCTACTCCACCGCGAACACGCAGCTTAAAAAGATATGCGCCCAGAACGAGCTGAAGCTGCTCGACGCCTCCGTCCGCCACCTCGGCACGGACGTCAACTATAAGGTTCTGGAAAACCTCTATAAGTACCTCGACGAGCGCGTCGACTTCTACTTCAAAACGCCGGTCGAGCACATCGAAGCCGCGGACGGCGGCTTCCGCGTGACGACCGCGGACAAAGAGTTCGAGTGCGGCCGCTGCATAGTCTCCGTCGGCAGAAGCGGCAGCAAGTGGATGGAGCAGGTCTGCCGCGAGCTCGATATCCCCACGATGTCCAACCGCGTCGACATCGGCGTACGCGTGGAGCTGCCCGCGACGCTGTTTTCGCATATCACAGACGACCTCTACGAAAGCAAGATCGTCTACCGCACCGAGAAATACGAGGACAAGGTCCGCACCTTCTGCATGAATCCGCACGGCATAGTCGTCACCGAGAACACCAACGGCATAGTGACGGTAAACGGCCACAGCTTCAACGATCCCGCGAGGCAGACGGAGAACACCAACTTCGCGCTGCTCGTTTCAAAGCATTTCACCGACCCGTTCAGAGACAGCAACGGCTACGGCGAATCGATCGCGCGCCTCTCGAACATGCTCGGCGGCGGCGTTATAGTTCAGCGGCTCGGCGACCTGATGCGCGGCAGGCGCAGCAAGCAGAAGCGCATCGACGAATGCTTCGTCACGCCGACGCTGAAGGCGGAGCCCGGCGACCTCGGGCTCGTGCTCCCCAAACGCATACTCGACGGCGTTATCGAGATGCTCTTCGCGCTCGACAAGATCGCGCCCGGCACCGCGAACGACGACACGCTCCTCTACGGAGTCGAGGTCAAGTTCTACAACATGGAGGTCGAGCTGAGCGAGAAGCTCGAAACGAAGTACGACGGTCTCTATATAATCGGCGACGGCAGCGGCGTCACCCACTCGCTTTCGCACGCATCCGCCAGCGGTGTCTTCGTCGCGCGGGAGATACTCGAGAAGTTAAAAAATTGA
- a CDS encoding metallophosphoesterase produces the protein MFRTIITILTALLAVGCFYIVWRCRRFGFVKRLAGGRRWLEWLVASAALLPIAAFFFVNLYAVIIVWMHVIIFLALGDLIGFVIRKARKRPRGDLAGIISLSLAAVYLACGWFFAHHVFETHETFTTKKDIGGERIRVVEIADSHLGITLDGEGFAEQMERVSAVEPDVVVIVGDFVDDDTEKADMLRACDALGEVKSKYGVYLVFGNHDRGYFQYRNFSTQELLDALDKNSVTVLRDETALVNDSFYIVGRRDRSERDRLSAAELTSGLDRTKYAIMLDHQPNDYAAEAECGVDLVLSGHTHGGHIFPAGLIGLWSGANDREYGSERRGETDFYVTSGISGWGIPFKTGCISEFAVIDIVNE, from the coding sequence TTGTTCAGAACGATAATCACGATACTCACCGCGTTGCTGGCGGTCGGGTGCTTTTATATAGTGTGGCGGTGCCGCAGATTCGGCTTCGTCAAACGGCTCGCGGGCGGCAGAAGGTGGCTCGAATGGCTCGTCGCCTCCGCCGCGCTGCTGCCGATAGCGGCGTTTTTCTTCGTCAATCTCTACGCCGTTATCATTGTCTGGATGCACGTCATAATCTTCCTCGCGCTCGGCGACCTTATCGGCTTTGTCATCCGCAAGGCGCGGAAGCGTCCGCGCGGCGACCTCGCCGGGATTATATCGCTCTCCCTCGCGGCCGTCTATCTCGCCTGCGGGTGGTTCTTCGCGCACCACGTATTCGAGACGCACGAGACCTTCACGACGAAGAAGGATATAGGCGGCGAACGCATACGCGTCGTCGAGATCGCGGATTCGCACCTCGGCATAACGCTCGACGGCGAGGGCTTCGCGGAGCAGATGGAGCGCGTCAGCGCGGTCGAACCCGACGTCGTCGTCATCGTCGGCGACTTCGTGGACGATGACACCGAAAAGGCGGATATGCTCCGCGCCTGCGACGCGCTGGGCGAAGTCAAATCGAAATACGGCGTTTACCTCGTCTTCGGCAACCACGACAGGGGCTATTTCCAATACCGCAACTTCTCGACGCAGGAGCTGCTCGACGCGCTCGATAAGAACTCCGTCACCGTCCTGCGCGACGAAACGGCACTGGTGAACGACAGCTTCTATATCGTCGGGCGGCGCGACCGCAGCGAGCGCGACCGCCTCTCCGCCGCGGAGCTGACGAGCGGGCTCGACCGCACGAAATACGCGATAATGCTCGATCATCAGCCGAACGACTACGCCGCCGAGGCGGAATGCGGAGTCGACCTCGTGCTCTCCGGCCACACTCACGGCGGCCACATCTTCCCCGCCGGACTGATCGGGCTCTGGAGCGGCGCGAACGACCGCGAATACGGCTCCGAACGCCGCGGCGAAACGGACTTTTACGTCACCAGCGGCATCTCCGGCTGGGGCATCCCGTTCAAGACCGGCTGCATAAGCGAATTCGCCGTGATAGATATTGTAAACGAATGA
- a CDS encoding DUF4830 domain-containing protein has protein sequence MFVFTFNVKKAAKYALIVALAAATVIFAAAQVRDSRAVPAAKSAYQDIAGNEARREFLAGFGWETTAEPEETVAVSVPEEFDGAFAEYAELQLSQGFSLESFKGKTLTRYTYGVTNYAGEPEGSVKANLLMSGTTVVGGDVCSVRSDGFIHGLAKPQE, from the coding sequence ATGTTTGTGTTTACGTTCAACGTCAAAAAAGCGGCGAAGTACGCTCTTATAGTCGCGCTCGCGGCGGCAACGGTGATCTTCGCGGCGGCGCAGGTGCGCGATTCGCGGGCGGTGCCCGCGGCGAAGTCGGCGTATCAGGATATCGCCGGCAACGAGGCGCGGCGGGAGTTCCTCGCCGGCTTCGGCTGGGAAACGACGGCGGAGCCGGAGGAAACGGTCGCGGTCTCCGTGCCGGAGGAGTTCGACGGCGCGTTCGCGGAGTACGCGGAGCTGCAGCTTTCGCAGGGCTTCTCGCTCGAGAGCTTCAAGGGCAAAACGCTCACGCGCTATACCTACGGCGTGACGAACTACGCCGGCGAGCCGGAGGGGAGCGTCAAGGCGAACCTGCTTATGTCCGGCACGACGGTTGTCGGCGGCGACGTCTGCTCCGTCCGCTCGGACGGCTTCATCCACGGCCTCGCCAAGCCGCAGGAATAG
- a CDS encoding diaminopimelate epimerase: protein MLKFTKMQGCGNDYIYINCFEQTVDDPAALAVRLSPRRFSVGADGVILICPSDKADAKMRMFNADGSEGKMCGNGIRCVGKYLYDNGIAKKDVITVETLAGIKTLTVHAADGEAKTLSVDMGRAETAPEAVPVLAEAPVINGVIEVGGRKYNATCVSMGNPHCVVFRDGVEDMDIRAEGEQFEKSPLFPEGVNTEFVRVLGGNELQMRVWERGSGETFACGTGACAAAVAAVLCGFCGKGEDITVHLLGGDLVINYTDERVIMTGPAVKVCDGCVEE from the coding sequence ATGCTGAAATTCACAAAAATGCAGGGCTGCGGAAACGACTATATCTACATCAACTGCTTCGAGCAGACGGTGGACGATCCCGCCGCGCTCGCGGTGCGGCTTTCGCCGCGGCGCTTCTCCGTCGGCGCGGACGGCGTTATACTCATCTGCCCCTCCGACAAGGCGGACGCAAAGATGCGTATGTTCAACGCCGACGGCTCCGAGGGGAAGATGTGCGGCAACGGCATCCGCTGCGTCGGCAAGTACCTCTACGACAACGGCATCGCGAAAAAGGACGTCATCACCGTTGAAACGCTCGCGGGGATAAAAACGCTGACCGTTCACGCCGCGGACGGCGAAGCGAAGACGCTCTCCGTCGATATGGGCAGGGCCGAGACCGCGCCCGAGGCCGTGCCGGTGCTCGCGGAAGCGCCGGTGATAAACGGCGTTATCGAGGTCGGCGGCAGGAAGTATAACGCCACCTGCGTTTCGATGGGCAACCCGCACTGCGTCGTCTTCCGCGACGGCGTGGAGGATATGGATATACGCGCTGAGGGCGAGCAGTTCGAGAAGTCGCCGCTCTTCCCCGAGGGCGTGAACACGGAGTTCGTCCGCGTGCTCGGCGGAAACGAGCTGCAGATGCGCGTCTGGGAACGCGGCAGCGGAGAGACCTTCGCCTGCGGAACGGGCGCCTGCGCCGCCGCGGTCGCCGCCGTGCTCTGCGGCTTCTGCGGCAAGGGCGAGGATATCACCGTCCACCTGCTCGGCGGCGACCTGGTGATAAACTACACCGACGAGCGCGTGATCATGACCGGCCCCGCCGTCAAGGTCTGCGACGGCTGTGTGGAAGAATGA
- a CDS encoding replication-associated recombination protein A, translating to MEEMNTNAAYDMSQPLPARMRPRTVEEIVGQRHLVGEGKLLRRMIEQDSVSSMIFWGPPGVGKTTLAGVIANQTKAKFINFSAVTSGIKEIRAVMQQAEENRKFGEKTILFVDEIHRFNKAQQDAFLPFVEKGSIIMIGATTENPSFEVNGALLSRCRVFVLKALTEEDITELLKRAVTDPRGFGEMKVDISDDVIRMIAVFANGDARTALSTLEMAVLNAETENGVITVTTETVEQCTSRKSLLYDKNGEEHYNLISALHKSMRNSDPDAAVYWLARMLEAGEDPLYIARRVVRFASEDIGLADPRALEIAVAAYQACHFIGMPECSVHLTQAVVYLSLVPKSNALYMAYESAKQDAMKMLAEPVPLNIRNGVTKLMRDVGYGKGYQYAHDTEAKLTDMQCLPDSLLGRRYYNPTTQGLETKFKDRLEQILEWREEHKK from the coding sequence AACACAAACGCCGCATACGATATGAGTCAGCCGCTTCCGGCGCGGATGCGTCCGCGCACCGTCGAGGAGATCGTCGGCCAGCGCCACCTCGTCGGAGAGGGAAAGCTCCTGCGCCGCATGATCGAGCAGGACTCCGTTTCGTCGATGATATTCTGGGGGCCTCCCGGCGTCGGCAAAACTACGCTCGCCGGCGTCATAGCGAATCAGACGAAGGCGAAGTTCATCAACTTCTCCGCCGTCACGAGCGGCATAAAAGAGATCCGCGCCGTAATGCAGCAGGCGGAGGAAAACCGCAAGTTCGGCGAAAAGACGATACTCTTCGTCGACGAAATCCACCGCTTCAACAAGGCGCAGCAGGACGCGTTCCTGCCCTTCGTCGAGAAGGGGAGCATCATAATGATCGGCGCGACCACCGAGAACCCCTCCTTCGAGGTCAACGGGGCGCTGCTTTCGCGCTGCCGCGTCTTCGTGCTGAAGGCGCTGACCGAGGAGGACATAACCGAGCTGCTGAAGCGCGCCGTCACCGACCCGCGCGGCTTCGGCGAGATGAAGGTCGATATTTCCGACGACGTCATCCGCATGATCGCCGTCTTCGCCAACGGCGACGCGCGCACCGCGCTTTCCACGCTGGAGATGGCGGTGCTGAACGCGGAAACGGAGAACGGAGTCATAACCGTAACGACCGAAACGGTCGAGCAGTGCACTTCGCGCAAGTCCCTGCTTTACGACAAAAACGGCGAGGAGCACTACAACCTCATCTCCGCGCTGCACAAATCCATGCGCAACTCCGATCCCGACGCGGCGGTCTACTGGTTGGCGCGTATGCTTGAGGCGGGGGAGGATCCGCTGTATATCGCGCGGCGCGTCGTGCGCTTCGCGAGCGAGGATATCGGGCTCGCGGACCCGCGCGCGCTGGAGATCGCGGTCGCGGCGTATCAGGCGTGCCACTTCATCGGCATGCCGGAGTGCAGCGTGCATCTGACTCAGGCGGTCGTCTACCTCTCGCTCGTGCCGAAGTCGAACGCGCTCTATATGGCTTACGAGTCCGCGAAGCAGGACGCGATGAAGATGCTCGCCGAGCCGGTGCCGCTGAATATCCGCAACGGCGTCACGAAGCTGATGCGCGACGTCGGCTACGGCAAGGGCTATCAGTACGCGCACGACACGGAGGCAAAGCTGACGGATATGCAGTGCCTGCCCGATTCGCTCCTCGGCAGGCGGTATTACAACCCCACGACTCAGGGACTTGAAACGAAGTTCAAGGACCGCCTCGAGCAGATACTGGAGTGGCGGGAGGAACATAAGAAATGA